A window from Microbacterium ginsengiterrae encodes these proteins:
- a CDS encoding TIGR00730 family Rossman fold protein, translated as MTDEGGVDVAAALDQIMTDAGVSANRTLIRRILNTGLRLGEDGTDRLNLKIASAALAEMRDAFQLFHPYADVPKVTVFGSARTRQEDPLYEQARSVASALAERGWMVVTGAGPGIMQAAAEGAGEKMALGVSIRLPFEEKANAVVAEDTRSVEMKYFFTRKLMLVKESTGFICLPGGFGTLDEMFELLTLQQTGKAEPMPIVLLDAPGGTFWKGLEAFVVEHLIPAGVISADDFDRVLVTDSAEEAVAEITGFWCNYDSLRWVDDVLVLRLKHTPTDDEIERLNDEFGDIVAEGRIDRVDALPVERSDNDVVDLPRLALRLRQREVGGLYRLIDAINALDSAR; from the coding sequence ATGACCGACGAGGGGGGCGTCGATGTCGCGGCGGCGCTCGATCAGATCATGACCGATGCGGGCGTCAGTGCGAACCGGACGCTCATCCGCCGGATCCTCAACACCGGCCTGCGCCTCGGCGAGGACGGTACCGATCGCCTGAACCTCAAGATCGCATCGGCGGCGCTCGCGGAGATGCGCGATGCCTTCCAGCTGTTCCATCCGTACGCCGATGTTCCGAAGGTCACGGTCTTCGGTTCCGCGCGCACGCGCCAGGAGGATCCGCTCTACGAGCAGGCGCGATCGGTGGCATCCGCGCTGGCCGAGCGCGGATGGATGGTCGTGACGGGCGCGGGCCCTGGGATCATGCAGGCGGCAGCGGAGGGCGCGGGGGAGAAGATGGCGCTCGGCGTCTCGATCCGCCTCCCGTTCGAAGAGAAGGCGAACGCGGTCGTCGCCGAGGACACCCGGTCGGTGGAGATGAAGTACTTCTTCACCCGCAAGCTCATGCTCGTGAAGGAGTCGACCGGATTCATCTGCCTGCCCGGCGGCTTCGGCACGCTCGATGAGATGTTCGAGCTGCTCACGCTGCAGCAGACCGGCAAGGCCGAGCCGATGCCGATCGTCCTGCTCGATGCACCGGGTGGCACGTTCTGGAAAGGCCTCGAGGCCTTCGTCGTCGAGCACCTCATCCCCGCCGGTGTCATCTCCGCGGACGACTTCGACCGCGTGCTCGTCACGGACTCCGCCGAGGAGGCGGTCGCCGAGATCACCGGCTTCTGGTGCAATTACGATTCGCTGCGCTGGGTCGACGACGTGCTGGTCCTGCGGCTGAAGCACACGCCGACGGATGACGAGATCGAACGCCTGAACGACGAGTTCGGCGACATCGTCGCCGAGGGGCGGATCGACCGCGTCGACGCGCTGCCCGTCGAGCGCTCCGACAACGACGTGGTGGATCTGCCGCGTCTCGCCCTCCGCCTCCGGCAGCGCGAGGTGGGCGGCCTGTACCGCCTCATCGACGCGATCAACGCACTCGACTCCGCTCGCTGA
- the nusA gene encoding transcription termination factor NusA: protein MEIELGLLRGIEKEKAIPFDELVAIIEQAVLTAYGKHVSEDGAVPAGVRVELDRKTGHVAVLQPVVDDEGAVIGEEDATPEDFGRIGAFAAKQVISQRLRDIADDAVLGEFRGKEGDIVAGVIQQGPNPRMIHVDLGSVEAILPPEEQVPGEEYTHGSRLRVYVTSVAKGLKGPQITVSRTHPGLVRKLFALEVPEIAAGLVEIISLAREAGHRTKIAVKANDPSINAKGACIGELGRRVRAVTEELAGEKIDIVDHDADLATFVAHALSPAKVTSSFVLDAGTKAVRALVPDYQLSLAIGKEGQNARLAAKLTGAKIDIQPDSILD from the coding sequence ATGGAGATCGAACTTGGGCTGCTGCGAGGGATCGAGAAGGAGAAGGCGATCCCCTTCGACGAACTGGTCGCCATCATCGAGCAGGCCGTCCTGACCGCCTACGGCAAGCACGTCTCCGAGGACGGTGCCGTCCCCGCCGGTGTGCGTGTCGAACTCGACAGGAAGACCGGACACGTCGCCGTCCTGCAGCCCGTCGTCGATGACGAGGGTGCCGTGATCGGCGAGGAGGACGCGACGCCGGAGGACTTCGGTCGCATCGGTGCGTTCGCCGCCAAGCAGGTCATCAGCCAGCGCCTCCGCGACATCGCCGACGATGCCGTCCTCGGCGAGTTCCGCGGCAAGGAGGGCGACATCGTCGCCGGTGTCATCCAGCAGGGCCCCAACCCGCGGATGATCCACGTCGACCTCGGCTCGGTCGAGGCGATCCTGCCCCCTGAGGAGCAGGTCCCCGGTGAGGAGTACACCCACGGCTCGCGGCTGCGCGTGTACGTGACGAGCGTCGCCAAGGGGCTGAAGGGGCCGCAGATCACCGTCTCGCGCACGCACCCCGGCCTCGTGCGCAAGCTCTTCGCGCTGGAGGTGCCGGAGATCGCCGCCGGTCTCGTCGAGATCATCTCGCTGGCGAGGGAGGCGGGCCACCGCACGAAGATCGCCGTGAAGGCGAACGACCCGTCGATCAACGCCAAGGGCGCCTGCATCGGCGAGCTCGGGCGTCGAGTCCGCGCGGTCACCGAGGAGCTGGCGGGGGAGAAGATCGACATCGTCGACCACGACGCCGACCTCGCGACGTTCGTCGCCCACGCGCTCTCGCCCGCGAAGGTCACCAGCTCGTTCGTCCTCGACGCCGGCACGAAGGCGGTCCGCGCTCTCGTCCCCGACTACCAGCTCTCGCTCGCGATCGGCAAGGAGGGGCAGAACGCGCGCCTCGCCGCGAAACTGACCGGGGCGAAGATCGACATCCAGCCGGACAGCATCCTCGACTGA
- a CDS encoding YlxR family protein: protein MDSVRTCVGCRMRASRSALLRVVADHGRLVFDERAVMPGRGAWIHPTQECLDNAIRRRAFARALRVSASFGFPEADDMQTIEKRLNGYGNKVNGSK from the coding sequence ATGGATTCAGTACGGACATGCGTCGGCTGTCGCATGCGTGCTTCCCGATCCGCTCTTCTCAGAGTGGTGGCTGACCATGGCAGACTCGTTTTCGACGAGCGCGCCGTGATGCCGGGGAGGGGCGCGTGGATTCATCCGACGCAGGAGTGCCTGGACAACGCCATACGGCGCCGGGCCTTCGCACGAGCACTCCGCGTGTCGGCATCCTTCGGGTTCCCCGAGGCCGACGACATGCAGACCATCGAGAAACGGCTGAACGGCTATGGAAACAAAGTGAACGGCTCGAAATGA
- the infB gene encoding translation initiation factor IF-2, with protein MASKPRVHEIAAELGVDSKVALAKLKELGEFVKSPSSTVEPPVARKLRAAIEADGAIAAKAPEKQEKKPASATPAAPAPKAPVPGPKRAAEPAPAPAPEAKPAAAAPSSSAPTPGPSKPAPSADKPAPSADKNAPKPGAPRPGNNPFSSAQGMGQRPAGPRPGNNPFASAQGMGQRPTPGNIPRPQAPRPGAPRPGAPRPGSPRPGAPRGGQGGRPGAPFQQRSGGPGRPGGGGPGGPGARPGGGFAGRPGGGGRGRGPGGGTAGAFGKGGGKSKQRKSRRAKRQEFEMRDAPVVGGVNVTRGNGETIRMRRGASIADFADKIETLTGYTVQPGTLVTILFNLGEMATATESLDEATFEVLGEELGYKIQMVSPEDEDKELLEGFGLDLEKELAAESEEDLEIRPPVVTVMGHVDHGKTRLLDAIRQTNVIAGEAGGITQHIGAYQVWTEHEEIERAITFIDTPGHEAFTAMRARGAQVTDLAILVVAADDGIMPQTVEALNHAQAANVPIVVAVNKVDKPDANPAKVRQQLTEYGLVAEEYGGDVMFVDVSARQGTGIQELLDAVLLVADAGLDLTANPNKSARGVAIEAKLDKGRGSVATVLIQSGTLRIGDSIVAGTAFGRVRAMLDENGDAVEEAPPSRPVQVQGLNSVPRAGDVFIVTEEDRMARQIAEKREAVQRNALLAKARKRISLEDFTRALEEGKVETLNLIIKGDVSGAVEALEESLLKIEVDDSVQLRIIHRGVGAITESDVNLATIDNAIIVGFNVRPDTKAREASAREGVDIRFYSVIYSAIDEIENSLKGMLKPEFEEVQSGVAEIREVFRSSKFGNIAGVIVRSGTITRNAKARVIREGVVIADGLAIESLRRFKDDVTEVRTDYEAGIGLGKYNDIQVGDEIETTEMVEKPRG; from the coding sequence GTGGCTTCCAAACCACGCGTGCATGAGATCGCCGCCGAACTCGGCGTCGACAGCAAGGTCGCACTTGCGAAACTGAAGGAACTCGGCGAGTTCGTCAAGAGCCCGTCTTCGACGGTCGAGCCCCCCGTGGCTCGTAAGCTCCGTGCTGCCATCGAGGCAGACGGCGCGATCGCCGCCAAGGCTCCGGAGAAGCAGGAGAAGAAGCCTGCATCCGCCACCCCGGCGGCTCCCGCGCCCAAGGCGCCCGTCCCCGGACCCAAGCGGGCCGCTGAGCCCGCACCGGCTCCGGCACCGGAGGCGAAGCCGGCTGCTGCCGCTCCGTCCTCCTCGGCGCCCACCCCCGGGCCGAGCAAGCCCGCGCCTTCCGCGGACAAGCCCGCGCCGTCCGCGGACAAGAACGCCCCCAAGCCCGGTGCACCTCGCCCCGGCAACAACCCGTTCTCGTCCGCGCAGGGCATGGGCCAGCGTCCCGCCGGTCCGCGCCCCGGCAACAACCCCTTCGCCTCCGCGCAGGGCATGGGCCAGCGTCCGACGCCGGGGAACATCCCGCGTCCGCAGGCTCCGCGCCCCGGCGCGCCCCGTCCCGGTGCACCGCGCCCCGGTTCGCCCCGTCCCGGCGCTCCTCGCGGCGGCCAGGGCGGTCGTCCCGGCGCACCGTTCCAGCAGCGATCCGGCGGTCCCGGCCGTCCGGGTGGCGGCGGCCCAGGTGGTCCCGGTGCTCGTCCGGGTGGCGGCTTCGCCGGTCGCCCGGGTGGCGGCGGCCGCGGTCGTGGACCCGGTGGTGGTACCGCAGGCGCCTTCGGAAAGGGAGGCGGCAAGTCCAAGCAGCGCAAGTCGCGTAGGGCGAAGCGGCAGGAATTCGAGATGCGGGATGCCCCCGTCGTCGGTGGCGTCAACGTCACCCGCGGCAACGGGGAGACCATCCGCATGCGTCGCGGTGCATCGATCGCCGACTTCGCGGACAAGATCGAGACTCTGACCGGCTACACCGTGCAGCCGGGAACCCTCGTGACGATCCTCTTCAACCTCGGCGAGATGGCCACGGCCACCGAGTCGCTGGACGAGGCGACCTTCGAGGTCCTCGGTGAGGAGCTCGGATACAAGATCCAGATGGTCTCTCCCGAGGACGAGGACAAGGAGCTCCTCGAGGGCTTCGGTCTCGACCTCGAGAAGGAGCTCGCCGCGGAGAGCGAGGAGGACCTCGAGATCCGTCCTCCGGTGGTGACCGTCATGGGTCACGTCGACCACGGTAAGACCCGACTGCTCGACGCCATCCGCCAGACCAACGTCATCGCGGGCGAGGCCGGTGGCATCACCCAGCACATCGGTGCCTACCAGGTGTGGACCGAGCACGAGGAGATCGAGCGCGCCATCACCTTCATCGACACCCCGGGTCACGAGGCGTTCACCGCCATGCGTGCCCGTGGTGCGCAGGTCACCGACCTCGCGATCCTCGTTGTGGCGGCCGACGACGGCATCATGCCGCAGACGGTGGAGGCACTCAACCACGCGCAGGCGGCGAACGTCCCGATCGTGGTCGCGGTGAACAAGGTCGACAAGCCCGACGCCAATCCGGCCAAGGTCCGTCAGCAGCTCACCGAGTACGGTCTGGTCGCAGAGGAGTACGGCGGCGACGTCATGTTCGTGGACGTCTCGGCCCGTCAGGGCACGGGAATCCAGGAACTGCTCGACGCGGTCCTGCTGGTGGCCGACGCGGGTCTCGACCTCACGGCCAACCCGAACAAGTCCGCTCGTGGTGTCGCCATCGAGGCGAAGCTCGACAAGGGTCGTGGTTCGGTGGCGACGGTTCTCATCCAGTCCGGAACGCTGCGCATCGGTGACTCGATCGTGGCCGGTACCGCCTTCGGCCGCGTTCGCGCCATGCTCGACGAGAACGGCGACGCTGTCGAAGAGGCACCGCCGTCCCGCCCCGTCCAGGTGCAGGGTCTGAACTCGGTCCCGCGTGCCGGCGACGTCTTCATCGTCACCGAGGAAGACCGCATGGCGCGTCAGATCGCTGAGAAGCGTGAAGCCGTCCAGCGCAACGCGCTGCTGGCCAAGGCCCGCAAGCGCATCTCGCTCGAGGACTTCACCCGTGCACTCGAAGAGGGCAAGGTCGAGACACTCAACCTCATCATCAAGGGTGACGTCTCCGGTGCCGTCGAGGCGCTCGAGGAGTCGCTGCTCAAGATCGAGGTCGACGATTCGGTGCAGCTGCGCATCATCCACCGCGGTGTCGGCGCGATCACCGAATCCGATGTCAACCTGGCGACGATCGACAACGCGATCATCGTCGGATTCAACGTCCGACCCGACACCAAGGCCCGTGAGGCCTCGGCGCGCGAAGGCGTGGACATCCGGTTCTACTCGGTCATCTACTCGGCGATCGACGAGATCGAGAACTCCCTCAAGGGAATGCTCAAGCCCGAGTTCGAAGAGGTCCAGTCCGGTGTCGCCGAGATCCGCGAGGTGTTCCGCTCCTCGAAGTTCGGCAACATCGCCGGTGTCATCGTCCGCTCCGGAACGATCACCCGAAACGCCAAGGCCCGCGTCATCCGCGAGGGCGTCGTCATCGCCGATGGCCTGGCCATCGAGTCGCTGCGTCGTTTCAAGGATGACGTCACCGAGGTGCGTACGGACTACGAAGCCGGTATCGGCCTCGGCAAGTACAACGACATCCAGGTCGGCGACGAGATCGAGACCACCGAGATGGTGGAGAAGCCTCGCGGCTGA
- the rbfA gene encoding 30S ribosome-binding factor RbfA: protein MAGERQARLADRIRVILAERLEKGLRDPRLGFVTITDVRVSGDLQHASVFYTVLGTEEERISSGAALTSATGMLRSEVGRQLSTRLVPTLEFIPDALPENADNITALLRQAQERDAEVAKIASSATHAGDADPYRAEPQDDEQS, encoded by the coding sequence ATGGCTGGAGAACGACAGGCCCGTCTGGCGGACCGCATCCGTGTCATCCTGGCTGAACGCCTGGAGAAGGGGCTGCGCGACCCGCGTCTCGGATTCGTCACGATCACCGATGTGCGCGTGTCCGGCGATCTGCAGCACGCCTCCGTCTTCTATACCGTGCTCGGCACGGAGGAGGAGCGCATCTCCAGCGGAGCCGCACTCACCTCGGCGACGGGGATGCTGCGCAGCGAGGTCGGCCGTCAGCTGAGCACGCGCCTCGTGCCGACGCTGGAGTTCATCCCCGACGCGCTGCCGGAGAACGCGGACAACATCACCGCATTGCTGCGCCAGGCGCAGGAGCGTGATGCCGAGGTCGCCAAGATCGCATCGTCGGCCACGCACGCGGGCGACGCCGATCCGTACCGCGCCGAGCCCCAGGACGACGAGCAGAGCTAG
- a CDS encoding LuxR C-terminal-related transcriptional regulator, producing MKTARQQRPGYARTTADLAEQVVAVSAALLTAGAPTAPHVVAKLLRRLDGDHESVRETATALSASQRSGLRMLPRSLPLVPSVAAVFEGSDLEPAHRHTLLIVALSTRGDLDLLTRATGLTAHELTTGPVGAHLRIGRGRCELADRRMRVWLEHAASTDDLGQAHERLRTAHEERREHEPMLWHRARGAVHRCPDAGASLASAARELAERGDSERAFEVAVEAADHADGAARDEAKLIAGAAAVGAGCFEDATEWLGDVYPHGDGSLRRRALASLLIAETCAQGTVPVVDPAEHRPRDADVSGWREWARTTALTAVMSAERGRTSEMRTWLAELRDADARAGAGGEISRPAVDLCWTLSGDDCDGSTDSTGPFSGGLVPALRAAVDGDIDLGLQLLARARSTRVQEIDPLVSGFECSPLVDAYLAVAETLMHFWSGDIRTARDRLAVAAVDLPVAVPFAGLGAALAARLDISAIGAPGPLTHALSATLPSGIRIDGLVDRGLAAYLTGQQEEADTEITLWHELGAPESALRLPGLDEVGPIDERKRTEPPELTETRQLLTRIRRMPAQTWRRERDEIAATCRDLRSVFCRGRVEAMLGTTCVVRGDAVAGRRHLRAARSLFEEAGAAAWRDAAELRLGLISERLHAMSREPTAPIAVIHDPLPVESSRVAWSAVLSAREVDVAMRVVEGATNSEIAADLEISVRTVEVHVGRILATLGVRNRVQLTALAHRTGRHG from the coding sequence GTGAAGACGGCACGGCAGCAGAGGCCGGGGTACGCGCGAACGACGGCGGACCTCGCCGAGCAGGTCGTGGCCGTCTCTGCCGCTCTGCTGACGGCGGGCGCGCCGACGGCGCCGCACGTCGTGGCGAAGCTTCTGCGACGGCTGGACGGCGACCATGAATCGGTCAGGGAGACGGCGACGGCTCTCTCGGCGTCGCAGCGCAGTGGTCTGCGGATGCTGCCGCGGTCGCTGCCGCTCGTGCCTTCGGTCGCCGCCGTCTTCGAGGGCAGCGATCTCGAGCCTGCGCACCGCCACACCCTGCTGATCGTCGCGCTCAGTACGCGCGGCGACCTCGATCTGCTGACGAGAGCCACCGGTCTGACCGCCCACGAGCTCACGACGGGTCCGGTGGGGGCGCACTTGCGCATCGGTCGCGGCCGGTGTGAGCTCGCCGATCGGAGGATGCGGGTCTGGCTCGAGCACGCCGCGTCGACGGACGATCTGGGTCAGGCGCACGAGCGTCTCCGCACCGCCCACGAGGAGCGGAGGGAGCACGAACCGATGCTCTGGCATCGTGCCCGTGGCGCCGTGCACCGGTGTCCTGACGCCGGAGCGTCGCTCGCATCGGCGGCGCGGGAGCTTGCGGAGCGCGGTGATTCCGAGCGGGCTTTCGAGGTCGCCGTCGAGGCGGCGGATCACGCCGATGGCGCGGCGCGCGATGAGGCGAAGCTCATCGCCGGAGCCGCTGCCGTCGGCGCCGGCTGCTTCGAGGACGCCACGGAGTGGCTCGGCGACGTGTACCCCCACGGTGACGGATCCCTTCGCCGAAGGGCGCTGGCGAGCCTGCTCATCGCGGAGACCTGTGCCCAGGGAACCGTGCCGGTCGTCGACCCCGCAGAGCATCGCCCACGCGACGCCGATGTGTCCGGTTGGCGGGAGTGGGCGCGCACGACGGCGCTCACCGCCGTCATGAGCGCGGAGCGAGGGCGCACTTCGGAGATGCGCACGTGGCTGGCCGAGCTGCGCGACGCGGATGCGCGTGCGGGCGCCGGCGGAGAGATCAGTCGACCGGCGGTCGATCTGTGCTGGACGCTCTCCGGCGACGACTGCGATGGCTCGACCGATTCGACCGGACCGTTCTCCGGCGGGCTGGTACCGGCACTGCGGGCCGCCGTCGACGGAGACATCGATCTCGGTCTGCAGCTTCTGGCGCGTGCGAGGTCCACGCGGGTGCAGGAGATCGATCCGCTGGTGTCCGGTTTCGAGTGCAGTCCTCTCGTCGATGCCTACCTCGCGGTCGCCGAGACGCTCATGCACTTCTGGAGCGGCGACATCCGCACCGCGCGCGACCGACTCGCCGTCGCCGCCGTCGACCTTCCCGTCGCCGTGCCGTTCGCCGGACTCGGAGCCGCCCTCGCCGCGCGTCTCGACATCAGCGCGATCGGAGCCCCCGGGCCTCTGACGCACGCTCTGAGCGCGACGCTCCCCAGCGGCATCCGCATCGACGGCCTCGTGGATCGAGGACTGGCGGCGTACCTCACCGGACAGCAGGAGGAGGCCGACACCGAGATCACCCTCTGGCATGAACTCGGGGCGCCGGAATCCGCGCTGCGGTTGCCTGGGCTCGACGAGGTGGGGCCGATCGACGAGCGGAAGAGGACCGAACCTCCGGAGCTGACCGAGACGAGGCAGCTGCTCACGCGCATCCGACGGATGCCGGCGCAGACGTGGCGGCGGGAGCGGGACGAGATCGCTGCGACCTGTCGGGATCTTCGATCCGTGTTCTGTCGAGGGAGGGTGGAGGCGATGCTCGGCACGACGTGCGTCGTCCGCGGCGACGCCGTCGCGGGGCGGCGGCATCTGCGCGCGGCGCGGAGTCTGTTCGAGGAGGCGGGGGCCGCGGCGTGGCGGGATGCGGCGGAGCTCCGACTCGGGCTGATCAGCGAGCGGTTGCACGCCATGAGTCGGGAACCGACGGCGCCGATCGCCGTGATCCACGACCCGCTCCCCGTCGAGAGCAGCCGCGTCGCCTGGTCCGCTGTGCTCAGCGCGAGGGAGGTGGACGTGGCGATGCGGGTCGTGGAGGGGGCGACCAACAGCGAGATCGCCGCGGACCTGGAGATCTCCGTGCGCACCGTCGAGGTGCACGTCGGGCGGATCCTTGCCACGCTGGGCGTGCGCAACCGCGTCCAGCTCACGGCGCTGGCCCACCGGACCGGTCGCCACGGCTGA
- a CDS encoding A/G-specific adenine glycosylase, whose amino-acid sequence MPVSSPSSPRLVEDVSDWFDTHARDLPWRRADFHAEYGAWGTLVSEFMLQQTPVARVIPHLAAWLGRWPTPAATAAATPADIVQQWANLGYPRRALWLHRAAVEITQRHGGEVPRDVDALLALSGIGDYTARAVATFAFGDRHPVVDTNTRRVMARALDGKSQPGPAARRDLAEMAALLPEGDREAAVFNAAMMELGAVVCTARSPRCDQCPIVARCAWVAAGRPDTGDERRRQARYEGSDRQARGAVLKVLRDADGGEAVAEAVIHDWAGPAQRDRAIDSLIADGLVEAVDGKLRLPR is encoded by the coding sequence GTGCCCGTATCCTCCCCCTCGTCCCCGCGCCTCGTGGAGGACGTATCGGACTGGTTCGACACCCATGCCAGGGACCTGCCGTGGCGGCGTGCGGACTTCCACGCCGAATACGGCGCCTGGGGCACGCTGGTGAGCGAGTTCATGCTGCAGCAGACTCCCGTCGCCCGTGTCATCCCCCACCTCGCCGCGTGGCTGGGCCGGTGGCCGACGCCGGCGGCGACCGCTGCGGCGACACCCGCCGACATCGTGCAGCAGTGGGCGAACCTCGGCTATCCCCGCCGGGCGCTCTGGCTGCACAGGGCCGCGGTGGAGATCACACAGCGACACGGCGGAGAGGTCCCCCGCGACGTCGACGCCCTCCTCGCGCTGTCCGGCATCGGCGACTACACCGCGAGAGCCGTCGCGACGTTCGCCTTCGGTGACCGGCATCCGGTGGTCGACACCAACACGCGTCGGGTCATGGCGCGTGCTCTCGACGGGAAGTCGCAGCCAGGGCCGGCCGCGCGCCGCGATCTCGCGGAGATGGCGGCGCTGCTGCCGGAAGGTGACCGGGAAGCGGCCGTCTTCAACGCGGCGATGATGGAGCTCGGAGCGGTGGTCTGCACTGCCCGCAGTCCGCGATGCGATCAGTGCCCCATCGTGGCGCGGTGCGCATGGGTGGCGGCCGGCCGCCCTGACACGGGAGACGAGCGGCGACGACAGGCGCGCTACGAGGGATCGGATCGGCAGGCGCGCGGTGCCGTCCTGAAGGTGCTGCGTGATGCGGACGGCGGGGAGGCCGTCGCGGAGGCCGTGATCCACGATTGGGCGGGCCCGGCACAGCGCGACCGAGCCATCGACTCCCTGATCGCCGACGGACTCGTGGAAGCCGTGGACGGGAAGCTCCGACTCCCCCGATGA
- the truB gene encoding tRNA pseudouridine(55) synthase TruB translates to MVAPGILLVDKPGGLTSHDVVARTRRALGTRKVGHAGTLDPMATGLLVIGVEAATRLLTYVVGADKTYLATIRLGQTTTTDDAEGELLVEADAAAVAAVTDEQVAEGVAALTGEISQIPSSVSAIKVDGRRAYDRVRAGEQVELAARSVNVSRFEIAETRRGDGVIELDVEVDCSSGTYIRALARDLGAALGVGGHLTALRRTRIGPFPVTDAVDLDHLGDSALLPPGEAAAQLMQRLDVSADESRDLRHGKRLTDQAGRLESAIAAAIDEDGALVGIVEKRGRDLKSAMNMPEATR, encoded by the coding sequence ATGGTCGCACCCGGAATCCTCCTCGTAGACAAACCCGGCGGGTTGACCAGTCACGACGTCGTCGCACGCACGCGCCGAGCACTCGGCACCCGCAAGGTCGGGCACGCCGGCACGCTGGATCCCATGGCGACCGGCCTCCTCGTGATCGGCGTCGAGGCGGCGACGCGTCTGCTCACCTACGTCGTCGGCGCTGACAAGACGTATCTCGCGACCATCAGGCTCGGGCAGACGACGACCACGGACGACGCCGAGGGTGAGTTGCTCGTCGAGGCGGACGCCGCGGCCGTCGCCGCCGTCACCGACGAGCAGGTGGCTGAAGGGGTGGCCGCTCTCACCGGCGAGATCTCTCAGATCCCCAGCTCTGTGTCGGCGATCAAGGTCGATGGACGGCGTGCGTACGACCGGGTGCGCGCGGGGGAGCAGGTGGAGCTCGCCGCGCGATCGGTGAACGTGTCGCGCTTCGAGATCGCCGAGACCCGACGCGGGGACGGCGTGATCGAGCTCGATGTCGAGGTCGACTGCTCATCCGGTACCTACATCCGCGCACTCGCGCGCGACCTCGGGGCCGCACTCGGCGTCGGCGGGCATCTGACCGCCCTGCGTCGAACCCGGATCGGTCCGTTCCCGGTGACGGATGCCGTGGACCTCGACCATCTCGGCGACTCCGCGCTGCTGCCGCCAGGGGAGGCCGCCGCCCAGCTCATGCAGCGGCTGGACGTCTCCGCCGACGAGTCCAGAGACCTGCGGCACGGAAAGCGCCTCACCGACCAGGCCGGTCGTCTCGAGAGTGCCATCGCCGCCGCGATCGACGAGGACGGTGCACTGGTCGGCATCGTCGAGAAGCGGGGCCGAGACCTGAAGAGCGCCATGAACATGCCGGAGGCAACCCGATGA
- a CDS encoding bifunctional riboflavin kinase/FAD synthetase, with protein sequence MIVFRDTEQIPADFGPSAVAIGKFDGVHAGHRAVIERLKADAAASGARAVAVTFDRNPLALLRPELCPDNVVSVERKLELLGELGLDATVLLTFDRELASRSAEEFVEEILVGALKVSTVLVGRDFRFGHRGAGTPDLLRELGPRYGFTVDVVDDVFVEGSERRVSSSWIRELLAEGDVATAAVVLGRPVDVRGEVVHGLKRGRELGFPTANLSETVDAFVPEDGVYAGWLHDHETGIRHPAAVSVGTNPTFDDVLVRQVEAHVIDEDALDLYGHEVTVEFTRRLRGMVAFDGIEALMAQMSADVEAARAILAADALE encoded by the coding sequence GTGATCGTCTTCCGCGACACGGAGCAGATCCCTGCCGACTTCGGGCCGTCAGCGGTCGCGATCGGGAAGTTCGACGGTGTGCACGCCGGTCATCGGGCGGTCATCGAGCGGCTCAAGGCGGATGCCGCCGCATCCGGCGCCCGCGCGGTCGCGGTCACCTTCGACCGCAACCCGCTCGCGCTGCTCCGACCGGAGCTGTGCCCGGACAACGTCGTGTCCGTCGAGCGCAAGCTCGAACTCCTCGGTGAGCTGGGGCTCGACGCCACGGTGCTGCTGACGTTCGACCGTGAGCTCGCATCGCGATCGGCCGAGGAGTTCGTCGAGGAGATCCTCGTGGGCGCGCTGAAGGTCAGCACGGTGCTCGTCGGACGCGACTTCCGTTTCGGACACCGTGGCGCCGGCACGCCCGACCTGCTGCGCGAGCTCGGGCCGCGCTACGGCTTCACCGTCGACGTCGTCGACGACGTCTTCGTCGAGGGCTCGGAGCGGCGGGTGTCCTCCAGCTGGATCAGGGAACTGCTCGCCGAGGGCGACGTGGCAACGGCCGCCGTTGTTCTCGGACGGCCCGTCGATGTGCGCGGCGAAGTCGTCCACGGACTCAAGAGAGGCCGTGAACTCGGATTCCCGACCGCCAACCTGTCGGAGACCGTCGACGCGTTCGTCCCGGAGGACGGCGTGTACGCAGGGTGGCTCCATGACCACGAGACCGGCATCCGGCATCCTGCGGCGGTGTCGGTGGGCACGAACCCCACGTTCGACGATGTGCTCGTCCGCCAGGTCGAGGCGCACGTGATCGACGAGGACGCCCTCGACCTGTACGGTCACGAGGTGACGGTGGAATTCACCCGGCGCCTGCGCGGCATGGTCGCGTTCGACGGCATCGAGGCCCTCATGGCGCAGAT